A segment of the Luteolibacter arcticus genome:
GGGCGACCCACCGGAGCCGCTCGTGAAGGTCCGCGTGGTATCGACGCCCAAGCCCTTGATCTCGATCCAGTCCTTATGATGTTCTTCCGTGGACTCGCCGGGGATGGTCCCATTGAAATCCAGCCACGCGACCGTCGGCCCGGCAGCCAAGTCAACCTGGCACAGCCCGATGACGATGGCCGGCAGGACCAGCCACGTGACGGAAGATGCCCGGCTGCGATCCATGCCCAGAGTCAGGAAGCGGTTCCCTTCGAAAGATCAAACTGCACTGGCGTGGCCGGGATGAGCCCTCCCTTCGCGTCTTCGTAGAAGTACTCGATTTTGATCCTCGTGAAATTCAGCGAGACGGTCTCCTTCGGCCGGTCCTCCCCGTCCGCGGTCACGTGTTTCTGGCTGGAAATCAGAACATTCGAAAGCGTGAGCCGGTAAAAGACTCCGGCTTGCTCCCAGCCGCTCTCCTGCAATTCCACGGTCACCGTGGGGATCGCCGTGGTGCCGCCCACCACATTGAGGAAAATCGCGGGCGACGCGCGGTCGAGGAGCTTGGTCAGTGTCAGCTCCGAGACCTTCGGGGCGGAAACTTCGCGCTGGCTCCCTCCGCTCGTCGGCGCGGTGATGGAGCGGCTGACGTTCCACTCGACCGAGTTCAGCTCGATCCAACCTGCGTGCTTCTCATCGGTGGACTCGCCCACGATGTCGCCGATCTTGATGAAGGCATCGAAGGCACCGCTCGCGTGTTGCGCCACCAAGGCGACCGCCGGAGGAACCAAGGCCAAGGTCTTGGACAGTCGGGAAGTACGAAGACTGGTCATAAAAGGGAGGCCATTTGCCCAGCCTAACGTCAGAAGTCAATCCAAGTGAACATTGTGGGTTAAATGCAATGCGGCACGATTCCGCGGGGCACGATCCCTCCCACCGCGAACTCGAAACTGAGGGCATCGTCACGCCCCGCCGGGCGAATTTCCGTGCCACCCTGGCGGCTTCCTTATATCTAAGTTGCATTAATTATGTCCGCGCGAGATCAACAGGATTGGCACTACGCCTCAAGGGATGGTCAACGGCTGGGGCCGGTTTCGATCCAGGAACTGAGCGCCTTGGCGACCCGGGGTGAGGTGGGACCCACCACCCTGGTGTGGAGCTATGGATACAGCGATTGGATCCCGGCCGAACAAATCTCGGATCTTCTGGCCGCCGCGCGGGAGGCTACGCCGATCGCGGTTCCACCGCCAGTTCCCGCTGCCACCCCGGTAGCCGGGGAGGAAAAGGAGGCAATCGCCACCCCGGTAACCGTGAGCCCGGTGACCGCTGCTGCCCCGGAGGAACCCGCATCGCCAGCCGCACCGGCCTTGGATCTCAAGCCGCGAAAAGGATCGTTCATCTGCCTCCGCATCGTGTTCGGGTTGATTGGTTGGGCGGTCCTCGGCGCGATCACGGCCGCGATCCTCGCGGCCACCGAAAATCCGCCGTGGCCCGGCGCGGTGGTATTCGTCGCGGGCAGCATCCTCGCGGTCTTCGCGAGCCTCGTGGCCTATCGCAAGGAACGCTACCAGATCCTCGACTCCCGCGTGCTCTGCCACAGCGGAGGTATGGTCAGCGACCAGACGACCGAGCTCGAGATCCGCAACATCACCCACGTAAAGCTCGTGCTGCCGTGGCTGCGCTACAAGTTCTACGGCGTCGGCAACGTCATCGTGGAAACCGCCGGCAATGCCCGGCCGGTGGTCCTGCGCGCCATCCCCGAGCCTGAGGCCGTCTATGAAGTCCTGCAGGAGCGGATGAAGAAGCACGGCTACGATCTCACCCGCCAACAGCTCTTGCTGGAGGAGCGGCCGGCGATGATCGGCATCATCGGCGAATGCCTCGGGCTGGCCGGGGGTGCGGTCGGGTTGGCCATTGTCGGCACGCCCTTCATCATGGGGATGAGCGAAGCCGCGCAGTCTCCCGTCTTCGATCTCGCGGCGAAAGTGGTCATCGCACTCGTCATCATCATGCTCATCGCCGGGGTCATCGTGCGCTTTCTCGATCTCCAGCGGCGGAAGTATCGCGTCTACAATGATGTCGTCGTTTATGAGGAAGGCTTCCTGACCCGTCACAACGCCTTCATCCCGTACGAGAACATTGCCGACGCGAACACCAAGAGTTCCTTTCTCGACCGGCTCTTCGGCCTCTACGATGTCCAAGTGAGCTGCCAGGGAAGCGGCTCGGACATCAAGTTCCGCCGTCTCAACAATGGCATCGCCCTCTCCGGCGCGATCGATCATCTCGTCGTCCTCGCCCGCCAGAAGGAAAAGCCAGCGGCAAAGAACGCGGCGCTAGGCTCGCAGATCCGCCCGCGCCGCGCCGAGCCCGAAGCGATTCCGGTCGGTGAGGCGATGGTCGCCGAGCTGCGCATGCACGCGGGCCGGACGCTTGTGCCGCTCTTGTTGATCTTCCCGATCCTGCCCCTTTGGATCGTGTCGATGATCCAGGCCTCGATCAGGCTGATGTCCACGCAGTACTCCGTGCGACCCGGCTCGGTGCGGCATTCCTACCGGTTCATGACGCTCCACGACCGGGAGTTCGCGTACGACAAGATCACCGGCGTCGTTGTCGCACAGAACCTCTGGGACCGGATGTTCGGGACGCTCACCTTGAAGTTCTGGTCGATCGGTTCCGGCGAGCCGATGGTGTTCGCCCACGTGGCTGCCAACCAGATCGACATGGTCGCGCTGATGAGGCAGGCAGGCATTCCTGCCGGGACCGCGGAGCACTATCAGGCCGCGGCTTCCTTCGGTGTGTTCACCTGGCTGCGTGCCCGCTTGAAATTCCTGCCGCTGCTGCTGCTCTTCGCCGGTGGCGTCATCTATGCGGCGATCGACATCGATCCAGTGCTCTACTACGCGCTGCTGTTGCCTGTGCTGATCATCGGGATCGCGGTCATTTGCGCGAAGCTCCGCTATTCCCGCCAGCGCCTCGTCTTCCACGACCACCACATCGAGGCGGAGCAAGGCATCATCGCCAAGCGCTGGTACTACGTGCGCTACGGTAACGTCAAACGCACCAAGGTCACCCGCTACCCCGGCGTCGAAACGGGAGACCTCGAGATCTTCGTGGCAGGCGAGGAAGAAATTCAACAAACCGGCGTCCAGAAGAAGCAAGGCCAGCGCGGCCTCATGAAGCAATGCTCATTCACCTCCGGCTTCCTGCCCGCGGTCCGCGACCAAGGAACGCTGCTGGATGACATCCTCTGCGGCCGCGTCGACCCCTCGCCGCAAGCGGTCGCCGCCGAACCGCTGGAGGTTTTGTTAGAAGCCCGTCGCTCGGTGGGCAACGCGGTGTTCAGGCTCGTCCTTTTCAGCATCCTGCTGGTGGTCCCGATCGTGCTGCTGCCCATCACCATCCCGCTGAAGGTGATCAGCGCAAGGCGATGGCGCTATCGCATCGAGGCCGCGCGCATCGTGCTGACTTCCGGCGTGCTCTACCGCAGCGAGACGAGCATCCTCCTCGATCGCGTCGATAGCCTCCAGCAAAGCCAGGGACCACTGAACAAGATCTTCA
Coding sequences within it:
- a CDS encoding PH domain-containing protein → MSARDQQDWHYASRDGQRLGPVSIQELSALATRGEVGPTTLVWSYGYSDWIPAEQISDLLAAAREATPIAVPPPVPAATPVAGEEKEAIATPVTVSPVTAAAPEEPASPAAPALDLKPRKGSFICLRIVFGLIGWAVLGAITAAILAATENPPWPGAVVFVAGSILAVFASLVAYRKERYQILDSRVLCHSGGMVSDQTTELEIRNITHVKLVLPWLRYKFYGVGNVIVETAGNARPVVLRAIPEPEAVYEVLQERMKKHGYDLTRQQLLLEERPAMIGIIGECLGLAGGAVGLAIVGTPFIMGMSEAAQSPVFDLAAKVVIALVIIMLIAGVIVRFLDLQRRKYRVYNDVVVYEEGFLTRHNAFIPYENIADANTKSSFLDRLFGLYDVQVSCQGSGSDIKFRRLNNGIALSGAIDHLVVLARQKEKPAAKNAALGSQIRPRRAEPEAIPVGEAMVAELRMHAGRTLVPLLLIFPILPLWIVSMIQASIRLMSTQYSVRPGSVRHSYRFMTLHDREFAYDKITGVVVAQNLWDRMFGTLTLKFWSIGSGEPMVFAHVAANQIDMVALMRQAGIPAGTAEHYQAAASFGVFTWLRARLKFLPLLLLFAGGVIYAAIDIDPVLYYALLLPVLIIGIAVICAKLRYSRQRLVFHDHHIEAEQGIIAKRWYYVRYGNVKRTKVTRYPGVETGDLEIFVAGEEEIQQTGVQKKQGQRGLMKQCSFTSGFLPAVRDQGTLLDDILCGRVDPSPQAVAAEPLEVLLEARRSVGNAVFRLVLFSILLVVPIVLLPITIPLKVISARRWRYRIEAARIVLTSGVLYRSETSILLDRVDSLQQSQGPLNKIFKNGNVTIMTAGSSKPDLHIIDSPEYLPMYEVIRERSQ
- a CDS encoding Hcp family type VI secretion system effector yields the protein MTSLRTSRLSKTLALVPPAVALVAQHASGAFDAFIKIGDIVGESTDEKHAGWIELNSVEWNVSRSITAPTSGGSQREVSAPKVSELTLTKLLDRASPAIFLNVVGGTTAIPTVTVELQESGWEQAGVFYRLTLSNVLISSQKHVTADGEDRPKETVSLNFTRIKIEYFYEDAKGGLIPATPVQFDLSKGTAS